In one Gossypium hirsutum isolate 1008001.06 chromosome D09, Gossypium_hirsutum_v2.1, whole genome shotgun sequence genomic region, the following are encoded:
- the LOC107901491 gene encoding protein STRICTOSIDINE SYNTHASE-LIKE 3, with product MIPIGFLGLLFLLLALYCGTDPFKHSAISEFPDFESYKVDLPPWELVPADRDKDNLLQKSEIKFLNQVQGPESIAFDPLGRGPYTGVADGRVLLWDGQNWKDFAYTSSNRSEICNPKPSPQSYLPNEHICGRPLGLRFDKNTGDLYIADAYLGLFKVGPEGGLATPLVTEVDGVPLRFTNDLDIDDEGNIYFTDSSSKFQRRNFMQLVFSSENSGRLLKYNLYTKETAVLVRNLQFPNGVSLSKDGSFLVFCEGCPGRLLKYWLKGEKAGSTEVFAILPGFPDNVRTNKEGEFWVAIHCRRFTYAHIMGLYPKLRKFILKLPISAKIQYLLQIGGKLHGIVVKYSPDGKLLQVLEDSEGKVVKAVSEVEERDGKLWLGSVLMPFVAVYNLA from the exons ATGATTCCAATTGGGTTTCTGGGTTTACTGTTTTTGCTGCTCGCTCTATACTGTGGGACAGACCCTTTTAAGCACAGTGCAATCTCTGAATTTCCTGACTTTGAGTCTTACAAGGTGGATTTGCCTCCATGGGAACTAGTTCCGGCAGACAGGGACAAGGATAATTTGCTTCAGAAGTCAGAGATTAAGTTCTTGAACCAGGTTCAGGGCCCTGAAAGCATAGCATTTGACCCACTTGGTCGTGGCCCTTACACTGGTGTTGCTGATGGTCGAGTTCTCCTCTGGGATGGTCAAAACTGGAAGGATTTTGCTTATACTTCCAGCAATAG GTCTGAAATATGTAATCCCAAGCCATCACCACAGAGTTACCTGCCAAATGAGCATATCTGTGGCAGGCCTTTGGGTCTCCGGTTTGATAAGAACACTGGTGATTTGTACATTGCTGATGCATATTTGGGGCTGTTCAAGGTGGGTCCGGAAGGCGGATTAGCAACACCACTTGTAACTGAGGTAGATGGGGTGCCCCTGAGGTTTACCAATGACCTTGACATTGATGATGAAGGAAACATATATTTTACTGATAGCAGCAGCAAATTCCAGAGAAG GAACTTCATGCAGCTAGTTTTTTCTTCGGAGAATAGTGGGAGGCTTCTGAAGTATAATCTTTACACAAAGGAAACTGCTGTCCTTGTCAGGAATCTCCAATTTCCGAACGGTGTATCCTTAAGCAAGGATGGTTCTTTTCTCGTATTTTGCGAAGGATGTCCGGGCAG ATTACTCAAGTACTGGTTGAAAGGTGAGAAAGCAGGGAGTACTGAGGTGTTTGCCATCTTACCAGGATTTCCGGACAATGTCCGAACAAATAAAGAAGGTGAATTTTGGGTAGCAATTCACTGTCGCAGGTTCACGTATGCTCATATAATGGGATTATATCCAAAACTCAGGAAATTCATTCTCAAGCTCCCTATATCTGCAAAAATTCAATACCTGCTTCAGATTGGCGGTAAGCTGCACGGAATTGTTGTGAAATACAGTCCAGATGGAAAGCTGTTGCAGGTTTTGGAGGATAGTGAAGGGAAGGTTGTGAAAGCGGTTAGTGAAGTCGAAGAGAGGGATGGCAAGCTCTGGCTAGGGAGTGTTCTTATGCCCTTTGTGGCAGTTTACAACTTGGCTTGA